A window of the Planctomycetota bacterium genome harbors these coding sequences:
- a CDS encoding PA14 domain-containing protein: MGKGLKSGGSVGVVLWGLLAWSADAHALQGLEGRYYNNSGTGGSPPPPPGSPAGTTFTGTPALTRVDATINFGFSNPPGPGVQADDFMVAWTGFLRINTGGNYTFNARSDDGVRLWIDGNLIVDSWVDQGPTDHFSGAVALTAGAHTIRLEFYENGGGEECRLSYNGPDSNNQMIIIPSSALSPVPPVPPDAPTNVQATAVTSTITGLPSITVTWDAVADATSYQVFRTDQSNAPLATVTGTSYQDTAVSFGVQYCYFVRAVNAYGTSGDSNVACATPQPLPPRTGDHEEGFMDGRCSCGSSVRAALGPAGAAGAGVLGAALLAVRRRRRSA, from the coding sequence ATGGGTAAGGGACTGAAGTCCGGGGGGTCCGTCGGGGTGGTTCTCTGGGGATTACTGGCTTGGAGCGCGGACGCGCACGCCCTCCAGGGGCTTGAAGGGCGATATTACAACAACAGCGGGACGGGGGGGTCGCCTCCGCCGCCCCCCGGAAGTCCCGCCGGGACGACGTTCACCGGGACCCCGGCGCTGACGCGCGTCGACGCCACCATCAATTTCGGCTTTTCGAATCCTCCCGGCCCGGGCGTTCAGGCGGACGACTTCATGGTCGCCTGGACGGGGTTCCTTCGAATCAACACGGGCGGAAACTACACGTTCAACGCCCGAAGTGACGACGGCGTGCGACTCTGGATCGACGGCAATCTCATTGTGGACAGCTGGGTCGACCAAGGGCCCACGGATCACTTCAGCGGGGCGGTCGCTCTGACCGCGGGAGCCCACACGATCCGCTTGGAATTCTACGAAAACGGAGGCGGCGAGGAGTGCCGCCTTTCGTACAACGGGCCGGATTCGAACAATCAGATGATCATCATTCCCTCGTCCGCCCTTTCTCCTGTCCCGCCCGTCCCCCCCGACGCTCCCACGAACGTTCAGGCCACCGCCGTGACCAGCACGATCACGGGTCTTCCTTCGATCACGGTGACGTGGGATGCGGTTGCGGACGCCACGTCCTATCAGGTCTTCCGCACGGATCAATCCAATGCCCCCCTCGCGACCGTCACGGGCACCTCGTATCAGGACACGGCGGTTTCTTTCGGAGTCCAGTACTGTTACTTCGTCCGCGCGGTCAACGCCTACGGCACAAGCGGCGACTCGAACGTCGCCTGCGCGACGCCGCAGCCCCTGCCGCCCCGCACGGGGGACCACGAAGAAGGGTTCATGGACGGCCGGTGCAGCTGCGGGAGCTCCGTGCGTGCGGCGCTCGGGCCGGCCGGAGCCGCGGGGGCGGGAGTCCTGGGCGCGGCGCTTCTGGCGGTTCGGCGCCGGCGCCGGTCGGCGTAA
- a CDS encoding OsmC family protein, whose translation MSDDLLLTEARSRTVPGVPGRSLNTVRTHHFVIDEPASNGGPGEEVTPAEAFLSGVSGCAVLLLDAFARKEGVPLREARAHIQGVRRKDDPANFREVRLRLELYGVDDRQAAALVEKFKGR comes from the coding sequence ATGTCCGACGATCTTCTCCTTACCGAGGCGCGATCGCGCACCGTGCCCGGGGTGCCGGGCCGGTCGCTCAACACCGTCCGGACGCACCACTTCGTGATCGACGAGCCCGCTTCGAACGGCGGGCCCGGCGAGGAGGTGACTCCGGCGGAAGCGTTCCTTTCCGGAGTTTCCGGATGCGCGGTCCTTCTCCTGGACGCCTTCGCCCGCAAGGAAGGGGTTCCCTTGCGGGAGGCGCGGGCGCACATCCAGGGCGTGCGGCGCAAGGACGACCCGGCGAATTTCCGCGAAGTGCGGCTGCGGCTGGAGCTTTACGGCGTGGACGACCGCCAGGCGGCCGCGCTCGTCGAGAAATTCAAGGGACGCTGA
- a CDS encoding protein kinase: MDSVHTSGKNPRTALPIRLHRDVAVLEEYTGTLGAGHVFAGRLVNLPALLGELMVAGEMDPGFFGLDIPFTIGRGPIEDEAHVRAIRARADALWEECRALPSDAAARVRERYLRALDSRLGGEARVTVKVARRGASEGPSPRPWAHFLLREDDALRRLNHPHILRRYGRLVDPRLGMCLFLERVPGKSLERVWRRRAEQGQGPLPLAAVAHIGYQVAHALLHARGAGVSHGDLRPANITLESPGGGTSRGLVKVAGFGAGLGTDLGALPYAAPEQLREGAFGPETDVYQFGVTLYVLACGRLPYELDDPDAFRRRLLSPDPHPHRVHHFRPEISARFEALIEGAREKDPARRWPLERVVEAMAEVYASKAFTLEQGPSATIAEELLDRVQANGAIKDYYRAVEALKLAGDFLEGLPPDKAGEARRRYEALRAQYEPYRAAVEAAMRVQRQHIAPVDRVMEELYRRYGRGEPLLTEEEKGILQESGPEVVVVRRSLFDWILQHTSAAIAELSAIDPELVGGMHRRLVDRASSQEVAASDLAARMVKFGEDYRRLPAG; the protein is encoded by the coding sequence ATGGATTCCGTGCACACTTCCGGAAAGAATCCCAGGACGGCCCTCCCGATCCGCCTTCACCGGGACGTCGCCGTCCTCGAGGAATACACCGGAACTCTCGGGGCGGGCCACGTCTTCGCCGGGCGTCTCGTCAATCTGCCGGCGCTTCTCGGGGAGCTGATGGTCGCGGGCGAAATGGACCCCGGATTCTTCGGACTGGACATCCCGTTTACCATCGGACGAGGCCCCATCGAGGACGAAGCGCACGTCCGCGCCATCCGCGCCCGGGCCGACGCGCTCTGGGAAGAATGCCGCGCGCTCCCGTCCGACGCCGCCGCCCGCGTCCGGGAACGGTACCTGCGCGCGCTCGACAGCCGCCTGGGAGGCGAAGCGCGCGTGACCGTCAAGGTCGCCCGCCGCGGCGCCTCCGAAGGACCCTCCCCGCGCCCGTGGGCTCATTTCCTCCTGCGCGAGGACGACGCCCTGCGCAGGCTCAACCACCCTCACATTCTGCGGCGCTACGGGCGCCTCGTCGACCCTCGGCTTGGAATGTGCCTCTTCCTCGAGCGCGTGCCCGGCAAGAGCCTCGAGCGCGTGTGGCGGCGCCGCGCGGAACAGGGGCAGGGGCCGCTTCCGCTGGCGGCGGTCGCCCACATCGGCTACCAGGTCGCTCATGCGCTCCTCCACGCCCGCGGGGCGGGCGTCTCGCACGGCGATCTTCGACCGGCGAACATCACGCTCGAGAGCCCCGGCGGAGGCACATCCCGCGGCCTCGTCAAGGTCGCCGGCTTCGGGGCGGGCCTCGGAACCGATCTCGGCGCCCTTCCGTACGCCGCCCCCGAACAGCTCCGCGAAGGCGCCTTCGGGCCCGAGACGGACGTCTACCAGTTCGGGGTCACCCTGTACGTTCTGGCCTGCGGCCGCCTGCCGTACGAACTCGACGATCCGGACGCCTTCCGCCGCCGGCTCCTGTCGCCGGATCCGCACCCCCACCGCGTCCATCATTTCCGTCCGGAGATTTCCGCGCGCTTCGAGGCCCTCATCGAAGGCGCCCGCGAGAAGGACCCCGCCCGCCGGTGGCCTCTCGAGCGCGTGGTCGAGGCGATGGCCGAGGTCTATGCCTCCAAGGCGTTCACCCTGGAGCAGGGTCCCAGCGCCACGATCGCCGAGGAGCTGCTCGACCGCGTCCAGGCCAACGGCGCGATCAAGGACTACTACCGCGCCGTCGAGGCGCTCAAGCTGGCCGGCGACTTCCTGGAGGGGTTGCCTCCCGACAAGGCGGGCGAGGCGCGCCGCCGCTACGAGGCCCTGCGGGCCCAGTACGAGCCGTACCGCGCCGCCGTCGAGGCCGCCATGCGCGTCCAGCGGCAGCACATCGCCCCCGTGGACCGCGTCATGGAGGAGCTCTACCGGCGCTACGGCCGCGGCGAACCGCTCCTCACCGAGGAAGAGAAAGGCATTCTTCAGGAATCCGGTCCCGAAGTCGTCGTCGTCCGGCGGTCCCTTTTCGACTGGATCCTTCAGCACACCTCCGCCGCCATCGCGGAGCTTTCCGCGATCGATCCCGAACTCGTCGGAGGCATGCATCGCCGCCTCGTCGATCGCGCCAGCTCCCAGGAAGTCGCCGCCAGCGACCTGGCCGCGCGGATGGTCAAGTTCGGCGAGGACTACCGGCGCCTTCCGGCGGGATAG
- the yajC gene encoding preprotein translocase subunit YajC, translating into MDMIAMLVQDAPPAGGEAGATQPPQGSPEGAPPPPPGGGLGQLFIPLLLMFVVMYFLMLRPQRKQQKEREQMLSALKKNDHVVTTAGIYGIVKQVRPEDNDLVLCIDEDKDVRIRISKNAVAGLVKASGAAEAKAETPKS; encoded by the coding sequence ATGGACATGATCGCCATGCTCGTTCAGGACGCGCCGCCCGCGGGCGGCGAGGCGGGCGCGACTCAGCCGCCCCAGGGGAGCCCGGAAGGAGCGCCTCCGCCGCCTCCCGGCGGCGGCCTCGGGCAGCTTTTCATCCCGCTCCTGCTCATGTTCGTGGTCATGTACTTTCTGATGCTGCGCCCCCAGCGCAAGCAGCAGAAGGAGCGCGAGCAGATGCTCTCGGCGCTCAAGAAAAACGACCACGTCGTGACGACCGCGGGCATCTACGGGATCGTCAAGCAGGTCCGACCCGAAGATAACGACCTGGTCCTCTGCATCGACGAGGACAAGGACGTCCGGATCCGGATCTCCAAGAACGCGGTCGCCGGACTGGTGAAGGCTTCCGGCGCCGCCGAGGCCAAGGCCGAGACCCCCAAGAGCTGA
- a CDS encoding PilZ domain-containing protein — MANPETRRAHPRRVLAGVDLACYRTAPGPEPQARRNIGQELVDISPGGARVRVSEPLPGGERVTLELRDRASGETFRARGEVRWCATRRAGVASGHFVGLQFLEVYTPVGRRERFTVAAVANPEPNVAPSEKRAAERFSVQDYIVTVLRQGVLASDGLKRNLAREVIDLSRVGAQILVSEPLEPGTLVRFALHFNALSDSLESSGEVRWCRPDGSMRYRAGIRFVNLPEDRRRMIDFLRKRFSGGRKA, encoded by the coding sequence ATGGCGAACCCAGAAACCCGCCGCGCCCATCCCCGCCGCGTCCTGGCCGGCGTGGACCTGGCCTGCTACCGGACGGCCCCGGGCCCGGAACCCCAGGCGCGCCGCAACATCGGCCAGGAGCTCGTGGACATCTCGCCCGGCGGGGCGCGCGTGCGGGTCAGCGAGCCGCTTCCGGGGGGCGAGAGGGTGACGCTCGAGCTTCGGGACCGCGCCTCGGGAGAGACCTTCCGCGCCCGCGGAGAGGTGCGCTGGTGCGCCACCCGCCGGGCAGGCGTCGCTTCCGGACACTTCGTGGGACTTCAATTCCTCGAGGTGTACACGCCGGTGGGACGGCGCGAGCGCTTTACCGTGGCGGCCGTGGCGAACCCTGAACCGAATGTCGCCCCCTCTGAAAAGCGCGCCGCGGAGCGCTTTTCCGTCCAGGATTACATCGTGACGGTCCTGCGGCAGGGGGTCCTGGCCTCCGACGGCCTCAAGCGGAACCTCGCGCGCGAGGTCATCGACCTCAGCCGGGTGGGAGCCCAGATCCTCGTGAGCGAACCTCTGGAGCCGGGGACGCTGGTGCGTTTCGCCCTTCACTTCAACGCGCTGTCCGATTCGCTGGAATCTTCCGGAGAAGTCCGCTGGTGCCGTCCGGACGGATCGATGCGCTACCGGGCCGGCATCCGGTTTGTGAATCTTCCGGAGGATCGCCGCCGGATGATCGATTTCCTCCGCAAGCGCTTTTCCGGCGGCCGGAAGGCGTAG
- a CDS encoding LamG-like jellyroll fold domain-containing protein produces MARFGRALSLYIFVPTLAGAALLLQSSPTGLVGYWKLDETAAPSADSAGGAAGTWVGTPAPFTPGPVFSFPNPRALSFDYTDGTDDYVEIPNTPALENLQENSYTISAWFRPADVPPTPPLDGSGNPIESTNTARYAVVVKSGWHLGIHYNYNRQFVFEHWETGDQWRGTGTWTSTYDAGQWYHLCGVWNRTTGTVSLWVNGTLAGQTDYTDGFATREYGTTPWRIGIANPGAGSWRWAARGAIDDVRFYNRVLSDNEIRELNAGLPAPTGLTATGGVNQMSLSWTAPAGFVGSYTYDIYRGPTSSGPFTYLASTSSTSYVDSTATYPGSYFYYVVAVSTVGESGPTAAAGGSPQPIPPRTGDHEEGLMDGRCSCGSARPPAVPLAAGIAFAAAGVLLAARRRIWGN; encoded by the coding sequence ATGGCACGGTTCGGACGCGCGCTCTCACTCTATATCTTCGTCCCGACGTTGGCCGGCGCGGCGCTCCTTCTCCAATCCTCGCCCACGGGGCTCGTCGGCTACTGGAAGCTTGACGAGACGGCGGCCCCCTCCGCGGATTCGGCGGGAGGAGCGGCGGGAACCTGGGTCGGCACTCCCGCCCCCTTTACGCCGGGACCCGTCTTCAGCTTTCCCAATCCTCGCGCTTTGAGTTTCGACTACACGGACGGGACGGACGATTACGTCGAGATTCCGAATACGCCCGCCCTCGAGAACCTTCAGGAGAATAGCTACACGATCTCGGCCTGGTTCCGTCCCGCGGACGTGCCGCCCACCCCTCCCCTGGACGGCAGTGGGAATCCAATCGAAAGCACAAATACCGCTCGATACGCCGTCGTGGTGAAATCCGGGTGGCATCTCGGGATTCATTACAACTACAACCGGCAGTTCGTCTTCGAGCACTGGGAAACAGGTGACCAATGGAGGGGAACCGGAACCTGGACGAGCACCTACGACGCGGGGCAGTGGTACCATCTCTGCGGCGTTTGGAATCGGACGACCGGTACCGTTTCGCTCTGGGTGAACGGGACGCTCGCCGGGCAGACCGATTACACGGATGGATTCGCCACGCGTGAATACGGCACGACGCCGTGGAGAATCGGGATCGCCAACCCGGGTGCCGGCAGCTGGCGCTGGGCCGCTCGGGGGGCGATCGATGACGTGCGCTTCTACAACCGGGTCCTTTCCGACAACGAGATCCGCGAACTGAACGCGGGACTTCCCGCGCCCACCGGATTGACCGCCACGGGCGGGGTCAACCAGATGAGCCTGAGCTGGACGGCGCCGGCGGGGTTCGTCGGGAGCTACACCTACGACATTTACCGTGGCCCCACGTCGAGCGGACCCTTTACCTACCTGGCCTCGACCTCGTCTACGTCCTACGTGGACTCCACGGCGACCTACCCGGGGAGCTATTTCTATTATGTTGTGGCGGTATCCACCGTGGGGGAGAGCGGACCGACCGCGGCGGCGGGCGGGAGCCCCCAGCCCATTCCTCCCCGGACGGGAGACCACGAGGAAGGCCTCATGGACGGCCGATGCAGCTGCGGATCGGCGCGGCCCCCGGCGGTTCCGCTCGCGGCGGGGATCGCGTTCGCGGCGGCAGGGGTGCTTCTGGCAGCGCGCCGTCGAATCTGGGGGAACTAG
- a CDS encoding Wzz/FepE/Etk N-terminal domain-containing protein produces the protein MKDRSSWNGWGAARGSAAPSPLPAGPGGEEGSALRRALALLRRRALLFGAVAGAGVLAAAAATLVQPPAYRAEATIEVRPERPRVAAESSDSSYLGSLQVWENYFRTQEILLRSPGLLEAVLRELPAEAARPYASAPDPAGALARALEVETVPSTFLLNVALVHPSAEHAARIVNAVASRFLEEADRRLREVKSGELEALDRETLPAIRRRVEEAERALRAFQDETGFADFEEQYASLVESRRKLAARLADLRLRRAALAAEEEAWDRAGTAVPPAALARERALEGLRARRTDLDAEIAREESVLKDRHPRLETLRRERSLLETRIREASRGALEALRNEARAARFEEISLLAEQERVETRMSDARLRLDEFRRLEAERAAARQLYDAYLRKHGEIHATSGAGLASVRVVDFARPPAQPHRRPRLLLTLGALLGLLLGAAAVILAEQMNDRLSGPAEAEALLGRPVLAVVPRRPDRPPEGTPLVPEDDPATAPLEAFRALRAGVRARLEEAGGVRRLAIVSAGFGEGRSTVAVNLARVLALEGRRVLLFDAELRRPRLKAFLANPRGPGLEEFLRGERSLAEAVQPSRLPGVDVFGAEQELEGPAEVAGSPRFGKALHEAGERYPWVVIDTGPVLPLSEPAWVARRAEAALLVVEEGRTRRSEARAALRRLEDLGVNVLGLVVNKGRSPQAAPPMEEAFAPGADVRAPARDEEGVAWA, from the coding sequence TTGAAGGATCGCAGTTCGTGGAACGGCTGGGGCGCCGCGCGCGGTTCCGCGGCCCCCAGCCCCCTTCCCGCCGGGCCCGGGGGCGAGGAGGGATCCGCCCTCCGGCGCGCCCTCGCGCTTCTTCGCCGCCGCGCGCTTCTTTTCGGCGCCGTGGCCGGCGCCGGCGTGCTGGCCGCCGCGGCCGCGACCCTGGTTCAGCCGCCCGCCTACCGCGCCGAGGCCACGATCGAGGTCCGACCCGAGCGGCCGCGCGTCGCCGCCGAATCGAGCGATTCGTCGTACCTCGGGAGCCTCCAGGTGTGGGAAAACTACTTCCGCACCCAGGAGATCCTTCTGAGGAGCCCCGGCCTCCTGGAGGCGGTCCTCCGGGAGCTGCCCGCGGAGGCCGCGCGCCCCTACGCCTCCGCCCCGGATCCGGCCGGAGCGCTCGCCCGCGCGCTCGAGGTGGAAACCGTTCCTTCCACGTTCCTCCTCAACGTGGCGCTCGTCCACCCTTCGGCCGAGCACGCCGCGCGGATCGTCAACGCGGTCGCTTCCCGGTTCCTCGAAGAGGCCGACCGCCGCCTGCGCGAAGTCAAGTCCGGCGAACTCGAGGCGCTCGATCGGGAGACGCTCCCGGCCATCCGCCGCCGCGTGGAGGAGGCCGAACGCGCGCTTCGCGCCTTTCAGGACGAAACGGGCTTTGCGGACTTCGAGGAGCAGTACGCGTCGCTCGTGGAGTCCCGCCGCAAGCTCGCCGCGCGACTGGCGGACCTGCGGCTCCGCCGGGCGGCGCTGGCCGCCGAGGAGGAAGCGTGGGACCGCGCCGGAACCGCCGTCCCTCCGGCCGCCCTGGCGCGGGAGCGCGCGCTCGAGGGGCTCCGGGCGCGTCGCACCGACCTCGACGCCGAGATCGCCCGCGAAGAGAGCGTTCTCAAGGATCGCCATCCGCGCCTCGAGACGCTCCGGCGCGAACGATCGCTCCTTGAAACCCGCATCCGGGAGGCGTCGCGCGGCGCCCTCGAAGCGCTCCGGAACGAAGCGCGCGCGGCGCGGTTCGAGGAGATCTCCCTCCTGGCCGAGCAGGAGCGCGTGGAAACCCGGATGAGCGACGCCCGCCTGCGTCTGGACGAATTCCGGCGGCTCGAGGCGGAGCGGGCCGCCGCCCGGCAGCTTTACGACGCCTACCTCCGCAAGCACGGCGAGATCCACGCCACCTCCGGCGCGGGACTGGCGAGCGTGCGCGTCGTGGACTTCGCCCGGCCTCCCGCTCAACCCCACCGCCGGCCGCGCCTCCTTTTGACCCTGGGAGCGCTCCTGGGGCTGCTCCTCGGAGCCGCGGCGGTGATCCTGGCGGAGCAGATGAACGACCGGCTGTCCGGCCCCGCCGAGGCCGAGGCGCTCCTGGGCCGTCCCGTGCTGGCGGTGGTCCCGCGCCGTCCGGATCGGCCTCCGGAAGGGACGCCCCTCGTGCCGGAAGACGATCCGGCGACGGCGCCCCTGGAAGCCTTCCGCGCGCTGCGCGCCGGCGTGAGGGCGCGGCTGGAAGAAGCCGGCGGGGTGCGCCGGCTGGCGATCGTGAGCGCCGGGTTCGGCGAAGGACGCTCGACGGTGGCCGTCAACCTCGCGAGGGTCCTCGCCCTGGAAGGCCGGCGCGTTCTCCTCTTCGACGCGGAACTCCGCCGCCCGCGGCTGAAGGCGTTCCTGGCGAACCCGCGCGGGCCGGGACTGGAGGAATTCCTCCGCGGCGAACGTTCCTTGGCGGAGGCGGTGCAGCCGTCCCGACTTCCGGGCGTGGACGTCTTCGGCGCGGAACAGGAACTGGAAGGGCCGGCGGAGGTGGCGGGTTCCCCGCGCTTCGGCAAGGCGCTCCACGAGGCCGGCGAACGGTACCCGTGGGTGGTCATCGACACGGGGCCCGTCCTTCCGCTTTCGGAACCGGCGTGGGTGGCCCGCCGGGCCGAGGCGGCGCTTCTGGTGGTGGAGGAGGGACGCACGCGCCGCTCGGAGGCGCGGGCGGCGCTCCGCCGCCTCGAAGACCTGGGCGTGAACGTTCTCGGGCTCGTGGTGAACAAAGGACGCTCTCCTCAGGCCGCACCCCCGATGGAAGAGGCGTTCGCGCCCGGCGCGGACGTGCGGGCGCCCGCGCGGGACGAAGAAGGGGTGGCGTGGGCCTGA